The nucleotide window AGCACCTCCTCGGTGCCCAGGCTGCCGAACTCCTCGTCGGCGACGAGCGTCACCAGCAGGTCACCGGCCAGCGGGGTGAGGGTTGCGCGGTGCGCGGCCACGAGCAGGGCGGCGAGACCGCCCTTGGTGTCGAAGGCGCCGCGCCCGTGCACCCGGCCGGAATGCAGTTCTCCCGAGAACGGGTCGCCCTCGTAGCCGTCGACGCCGACGGTGTCGAGGTGCGCGTTGAGCATGAGGGAGCGGCCACCGCCGGTGCCGCGTTTCACGCCGACGATGGAGGGCCGGCCGGCACGTTCCTCGAGCCGGTGCACCTCGAAGCCGCGCCCGACGAGCCACGCTGCGCACCAGTCGGCCATCTCGGTCTCGCCGGCGCCGCCGGGTGCGAGGTCGGGGTTGACCGAGTCGATCGTGACGAGGCGGGCGGCCAGTGCGACCGGGTCGAGGTGGCCGTCGCCGGCGGGCTCGAGGGAAGCGTGCCCGGCGGCGGAGGCGGCAGCTCGGTGTGTGTGGTTCGCCATTCCCCGAACCTACTGCCGGTTCGCCAGGCCCGGCAGGGCCCCTTGGCACTCCCGTGCGTAGAACTCCGGTAATTTTCGTCATCTTCGGCCAGACTTGGGCGATGGGAGAGGACGCGACCAGGGCGGCCCGGGCGGATCCGGAGCGAACTTCCGCCTCTGCGCCGCTGCGCCTACTGGCGGCGGTTCTGGTGGCGGCGTCTGCAGTGTTGCTCTTCGCCCTGCGGATGCCGCTACCCGGCTATGCGACGCTCGCGGCGGCGCTCGTGGTGGCCGCGCTGGTGGACCGGGCGCTGCTCAGGGACCTGTCCCTCATCGCCGTCGGGCTGCTCATCATCAGCAGCATCTCGGTCGAGGCCAACATCAGCTACCCCAATATGGCGCTGATGGGGGTGGTGCTCACCGCGGCCGTGGCCGTGCCGTACCTGCTCTCCCGGCGGGTGTTCAATGATCGCCAGGTGTGGTTTCCGATCAGGACCGGGCAGCTCTGGACAACACTCGAGCGCTGGTACCTGGTGGGTGTGCTGCTGCTGGGTTACCTGATTCTGCCGAGCTATTTCATCCGCTCCGGCGCCTATCTCAACTGGCCGAGCATCAGCGCTCCCGACGAGCTCGGCCGGCTGTTCGTGGGTGTGGGATTCGTGGGCATCTGGGATGAGCTCTTCTTCATCTGCACAGTCTTCGCCCTGTTCAGGAGGCATTTCTCGTTCTGGACCGCGAACATCCTGCAGATGGTGGTGTTCGTGTCGTTCCTCTGGGAACTGGGCTACCGCAGCTGGGGCCCGCTGCTGACGATCCCCTTCGCCCTGCTGCAGGGATACACCTTCTCGCTCACCAAATCACTCACCTATGTGGTCTGCGTGCACCTGCTTTTCGACCTGGTGGTGTTCCTCGTGCTCGTGCACGCCCACAACCGCGACTGGCTCGCGATCTTCCTCTACTGACGCCGTTGCGCTGACGCCGCGGCGGGGCTCTCCGCGCACCTTCGGGTTTGCCGTGAGGGCCTTGCGGGGCGTCCAAACGCGATATATCTTGAGATGCACAGGACGCGATATATCGCGAAGGAGAAGACTATGACGCAGGAAAAATGGCTGATCGCCCCCGGACAGACCAAGATCATCGACGTCGAGCTGGTTCGCTCGCTCAAAGT belongs to Cryobacterium sp. SO2 and includes:
- a CDS encoding CPBP family intramembrane glutamic endopeptidase, giving the protein MGEDATRAARADPERTSASAPLRLLAAVLVAASAVLLFALRMPLPGYATLAAALVVAALVDRALLRDLSLIAVGLLIISSISVEANISYPNMALMGVVLTAAVAVPYLLSRRVFNDRQVWFPIRTGQLWTTLERWYLVGVLLLGYLILPSYFIRSGAYLNWPSISAPDELGRLFVGVGFVGIWDELFFICTVFALFRRHFSFWTANILQMVVFVSFLWELGYRSWGPLLTIPFALLQGYTFSLTKSLTYVVCVHLLFDLVVFLVLVHAHNRDWLAIFLY